One genomic window of Dama dama isolate Ldn47 chromosome 7, ASM3311817v1, whole genome shotgun sequence includes the following:
- the ZSCAN31 gene encoding zinc finger and SCAN domain-containing protein 31, producing the protein MASAGEQDGLKIVKVEEDPIWDQETYLRENNFSGQEASRQLFRHFCYQETPGPREALSRLRELCHQWLRPDTHTKEQILELLVLEQFLTILPEELQAWVREHHPKSGEEAVAAVEDLERELSEPENQAPDREHGLAEMLSGDAVHLKAKQESTAFQLQSMVTQLKCESFGLHKFGEQDGETVLENQDLTSKLEVLKEMGHFENSRLQRDVPLDSENREVCKRESRAEKQSRQPTGERRHKCNECGKSFTQSSVLIQHQRIHTGEKPYECRECGKTFSQRSGLIEHQRSHTGEKPYQCKDCGKAFSASNGLIRHRRIHTGEKPYECEECGKAFRLSSYLVQHQRIHTGEKRYRCNECGKAFSQNAGLFQHLRIHTGEKPYQCSQCSKSFRSRTLLIKHQRSHTGERPYKCDECGKAFSHHCNLIRHFRIHTVVKLD; encoded by the exons ATGGCTTCAGCAGGGGAACAGGATGGACTTAAGATTGTGAAGGTGGAGGAGGACCCTATCTGGGACCAAGAAACCTACCTTCGAGAGAACAACTTTTCTGGCCAGGAAGCCTCCCGCCAACTTTTTAGACACTTTTGTTACCAAGAGACTCCTGGTCCCCGAGAAGCACTGAGCCGGCTTCGGGAACTCTGTCATCAGTGGCTGAGGCCAGACACACATACCAAGGAGCAAATCCTGGAGCTCCTGGTGCTGGAACAGTTCCTGACCATCCTGCCTGAGGAGCTCCAGGCCTGGGTACGTGAGCACCATCCCAAGAGTGGGGAGGAGGCAGTGGCTGCAGTTGAAGACCTGGAGCGAGAGCTCAGTGAGCCAGAGAACCAG GCCCCAGATCGTGAACATGGACTTGCTGAAATGCTCTCAGGGGATGCAGTGCATTTGAAGGCCAAGCAGGAATCAACAGCTTTCCAGCTTCAGTCCATGGTGACACAGCTCAAATGTGAATCTTTTGGGCTCCACAAATTTGGAGAACAAG ATGGTGAAACTGTACTTGAAAACCAGGACTTGACATCAAAACTGGAAGTCTTAAAAGAAATGGGACATTTTGAGAATAGCAGACTCCAAAGAGATGTTCCTTTAGATTCTGAAAATAGAGAAGTGTGTAAACGTGAGAGCAGGGCAGAAAAACAGAGCAGACAGCCCACTGGAGAGAGACGTCACAAGTGCAATGAGTGTGGGAAAAGCTTTACTCAGAGTTCAGTTCTCATTCAGCACCAGAGAATCCACACTGGGGAGAAGccatatgaatgcagagaatGTGGAAAGACCTTCAGCCAGAGGTCAGGCCTGATTGAACATCAGCGGagccacactggagagaaaccctatcaATGTAAGGACTGCGGGAAAGCCTTCAGTGCCAGCAATGGCCTCATTAGACACAGAAGGATCCACACGGGGGAAAAACCATATGAATGTGAAGAGTGTGGGAAAGCCTTCCGCCTGAGCTCGTACCTTGTTCAGCATCAGAGGATACACACTGGAGAGAAGCGCTATCGCTGTAACGAGTGTGGAAAAGCCTTCAGTCAGAATGCCGGGCTTTTCCAGCATCTCCGAATCCACACTGGTGAGAAACCCTATCAGTGCAGTCAGTGCAGTAAAAGCTTTCGTAGTCGAACACTCCTTATCAAACATCAGAGAAGCCACACTGGAGAGAGACCGTATAAGTGTGATGAGTGTGGGAAAGCTTTCAGTCATCATTGCAACCTCATTAGGCATTTTAGAATCCATACTGTTGTCAAATTGGACTAA